AGAGCACTAAACATATCAATTTTCTGTGATATTGTTCAGGTGGAACAAAGacataattttggttttgtttgcttatttgtttaaaattctAATAAGATCAATTTCACTTAGTAAAAATGTATGTATAGTTACATATGCACAGATATAACAGTCATTAGAGTACATCCTACCTGAGAAAATATGTAGGTACATTTTAaagcacaattaaaaataaacaagtggaAAGAAATGAATTTGTCTGGAATAGAAATTGATAAGAGAATAATACTCTCTGTTCAGTATCTGGCTGTTGAATGATTCAGTATTGTACTTCTCAGGGGCAATCTGTCATATATACTTCTTGATTGTACTGATTGAACAATGATACCATACTGATGCTGTTTTTAACGTGAATTGCAGATTCTGTATGTTGCGTCCATCAAGTATGTCAGAAGTAACTAACACCACTCATGGCCCTTTCTACTTCATCCTCACCGGCATCCCAGGATTTGAGGATATCCATCTCTGGATCTCCATCCCCTTCTTCTGCCTCTACACCATATCCATCATGGGCAACACCACCATCCTAACTGTCATCcgcacagagccatctctccacgaGCCCATGTACCTCTTCCTCTCTATGCTGGCCCTCACTGACCTGGGTCTAACTCTCACCACACTCCCTACAGTCATGCAGGTCCTCTGGTTCAACATTCGGGAAATCAGCTTTGAGGCCTGCTTTGCACAGGTATTCTTCCTCCATGGGTTCTCATTCATGGAATCATCTGTTCTATTGGCCATGTCCTTTGACCGTTATGTGGCCATCTGTCGCCCACTCCACTATGCCTCCATCCTCACCAGTGAGGTCATTGCTAGAATAGGGTTGGCCATCATTTGCCGCTGTGTCTTGGctgttcttccctcccttttcctgCTCAAGCGCCTGCCCTTCTGCCATTCCCACCTTCTTTCTCACTCCTACTGCCTCCACCAGGATATGATTCACCTGGTCTGCGCTGACATCAGAGTCAACAGATGGTACGGATTTGCTCTGGTCCTGCTCATTATTGTATTGGACCCTCTGCTCATTGTACTCTCCTATGCACTTATCCTGAAAAGTGTCCTGAACACAGCCACTTGGACTGAACGACTCCGGGCTCTCAACAACTGTCTGTCCCACATGCTAGCTGTTCTGGTTCTCTATGTCCCTATGGTTGGTGTGTCTATGACTCACCGCTTTGCGAAGCATGCTTCTCCACTGGTCCATGTTCTCATGGCCAATATCTATCTGCTGGCACCTCCTGTGATGAACCCCATCATTTACAGTGTAAAGACCAAGCAGATCCGTCAAGGAATTACTCGCCTCCTGTTGCAAAGAAAGGTGCACTAAAGAGTTTGTATAGAAAAGACTACTTTTATAAATGTAACATGGACTCAAGCATGAATATTACTGCCATAAAATTGTGTATAACAAGGATGTGGAGTGGAACATTTGCTTAATAGATAATCCCAgctaataaaagaaacattattgcTTGACTAGAAgttgaggagattttttttacattctttttttttaattaggtattttcttcatttacatttccaatgctataccaaaagtcccccataccctccacccaccacttccatacccacccactcccacttcttggccgtggtattcccctgtactgaggcatataaagtttgcacgaccaatgggccttcctttccactgatggtcaactaggccatcttctgatacatatgcagctagagtcaagagctccagggaaactggttatttcatattgttgttccacctatagggttgtagatccctttagctttttgggtactttctctagctcctccattgggggccctgtgatacatccaatagctgactgtgagcatccacttctgtgtttgctaggccccggcatagtctcacaagagacagctatatcagagtcctttcagcaaaatcttactagtatatgcaatggtgtcagcttttggaggctgaatatgggacggatcccctgatatggcagtctctagatggtccatccttt
This Mus musculus strain C57BL/6J chromosome 7, GRCm38.p6 C57BL/6J DNA region includes the following protein-coding sequences:
- the Olfr638 gene encoding olfactory receptor 638; the protein is MLRPSSMSEVTNTTHGPFYFILTGIPGFEDIHLWISIPFFCLYTISIMGNTTILTVIRTEPSLHEPMYLFLSMLALTDLGLTLTTLPTVMQVLWFNIREISFEACFAQVFFLHGFSFMESSVLLAMSFDRYVAICRPLHYASILTSEVIARIGLAIICRCVLAVLPSLFLLKRLPFCHSHLLSHSYCLHQDMIHLVCADIRVNRWYGFALVLLIIVLDPLLIVLSYALILKSVLNTATWTERLRALNNCLSHMLAVLVLYVPMVGVSMTHRFAKHASPLVHVLMANIYLLAPPVMNPIIYSVKTKQIRQGITRLLLQRKVH